From the genome of Labrus mixtus chromosome 17, fLabMix1.1, whole genome shotgun sequence:
AGAGTCTGGTTTTCTTTACAACCTTCTTCtgaattacaaacaaaaatctaCTCATTAACTCACAAAGAAGCAATCTCTGTCAGTCTGCAtagaggaggattttttttcccgcAAAGGATCCAAGACAGTTCAGTGTCCAGTGTAAAGTTATTTTGGCACATCAAACATTCAAtaacacaagaagaaacaagaaagCTGAAACAGCTCAAACCTGTGTCTGAGTGACAGTGGGGCAAAAGCCaaaaaagtttgacaaaaaCACCTTTTCCAGTAAAATTGCAGAAGAATACGCAGAAAGTTAGAGGCAAAGGAAGGAAAGTTTGACAAAAGAAGTACAGACATGTTTGATTGGCAGCAGAAGAAACTAATGAAAAGCTATAAAGGACTTTGAATGTTCCAGCCAAGCAGCAACCCCCGTTCTTGAAAAATGAGGCCAATGTGGAAGAGTAAAATCCTGCGatcgtcgagtgtccgcttgaggctggctgcaggagcacaggaagtcacatacacaccacagccaaaaatgATTCTTATTATCCAGAGTTGGGCGTGTAGCGGTTCCTCAGGAGGCTTAAAAGGTTGACGGAGAGTCAGGGACAGATTGGTGACGTCCCTCAGGAtacgtccattaatatttaggGTCTGTGGTTCCAGAGCAGATGGGACGTTTTATCTTGACATAAATTTGACTGGAACTGTTCTATTCTCTTCTACAGCATCTGATCCGCAGCAGTGGGAAACTGGTTCTGTTGGACAAACTGTTGGTGCGTTTAAAGGAGCGAGGACACCGAGTCTTAATCTTCTCCCAGATGGTTCGGATGCTGGATATCCTGGCTGATTACCTGAGGAGCCGGCAGTTCCTCTTTCAGgtacaaacacacttttctcGCGTGACCATCTGACATGCTGTTGACCCATCTAAAACAAAAGCATCTCTACgtgtttttaatactttaaaaatgttgctcGTCTGTGCAGAGATTAGACGGCTCCATCAAAGGAGAGATGAGGAAGCAGGCTTTGGATCATTTTAATGCTGAGGGCTCAGAGGTGAGTTTAACACCCCGTCGACAAACCGCAGCTTTAACTGGATAAACAAAGACTCTTACTTATTATGAACCCTCACTTGTGTTCTCAGGACTTCTGCTTCCTGCTGTCGACGCGTGCTGGCGGTCTGGGGATCAATCTGGCCTCGGCTGACACAGTCGTCATCTTTGACTCAGACTGGAACCCTCAGAACGACCTGCAGGCTCAGGCCAGGGCGCACAGGATTGGACAGAAGAGACAGGTAAGCAACTAGCGTGATAAACACTGAAAAGTTTCTGTTCTTAAAATTTATTCTGCTTCATGTTATGATGACACATCGACAGCGCTGCATCTTTTTAACTGTTGAGCAAACCTATTGAGTAAATCCTGACCCTGACCTCTGCTGACCCCACCAGAAACAAACCATCTAGTGGTCTGAAAAATCACTGTCGACTATGTTTTCATCATTATAGTGCCAGAAAGttttataaatataacaaaGTAATAATTGACCATACAAGATGTGGAAACACAGCGCCTTGTGTCAACATGATACTGCCATAAAGTCTAAATATCACAATTGCTTCAAATTAAACCCTAAAAACAGGTGGACGGGTGGGCTGCTGGGTTGCACGTTGTGGAGCCCCCTATCTTTGTATCTTTTTTGTTGCCTCCAAACTAATAATAACACTTTGTAGATGAAATCATGAGACATGTTTCTATAAACCTTCACTGTAGGGGAGTACAAtgatgtagtttaaaaaaagatccatccatccattatctttaccgcttagaagactacagcctccacacaaggggcgcgtgcactaaccactgcgccaccagtgccccagcAGGAACACAATTTAGACCTTTATTCTCTCTGGGAGATACTACAAAATCAGACTGCGTCTTAGATACCGGTGCAACTTATATTCCGGATTTAAAGGTACCTCAAAATTGTACTTCAGTAAATGAACTTCATTACATTCCCCCCACGATCTTTGTAGCCTTCCTCAGATCTGGATCTTGTGCACGTGAATTAAGTTGCTGTATAAATGATTATAAACTGTCAGGTTGTGTTTACATCCTGCTGTGTTAAATTAAGAGAGGAGATTAGATCAAACGTTATTCATCCTGAAGGAAACTCTGGTTCCAGTCTGCTCTTTCATCACagtaaaaacaagagaaacacaacagagcATAAAGTGTATGAGGGTAAACTAAAATTCAAAGAAAGCGCCGCCACAATAGGATCAATAAAAGGAGATATAAAAGTGTGCtaattctgtctgtttgtgacATGACAGGTGAATATCTACCGCCTGGTGACGAAGGGCTCGGTGGAGGAGGAAATCATCGAGAGGGCGAAGAAGAAGATGGTGCTGGACCACCTGGTCATTCAGAGGATGGACACCACGGGGAAAACTGTCCTCCACACGGGTGCTGCCCCCTCCAGGCAAGCAACACAAACTgactcttctccttttttttctttttaacctgAATGTTTAATGTGTTCATCGCGCTGTGAAATATGTTTGTATGGCTCTaaaaggttgttgttgttgttgttgttgttttcttgcatGCAGTTCAGCACCGTTTAATAAAGAGGAGCTGTCGGCCATCCTGAAGTTTGGTGCTGAGGAGCTTTTCAAagagcaggagggggaggagcaggagccTCAGGTATGTAGACATTGTGTGTGAACATTATCACGTTTCTCCTGATATGTTTTGGAGCATCTTGTCATgtcctgctctgctctgcaggAAATGGACATTGACGAGATCCTTAAAAGAGCCGAGACGAGAGAAAATGACCCCGGACCGTCCACAGTGGGAGAAGAGCTTCTGTCTCAGTTTaaggtaaaaacaaattttaacaaaacaaacaaacttaaatCTTTAACAACTTAACATTTAATAACGTGTCGATTTGACCTGTGCAGGTGGCCAACTTCAccatgatggaggaggaggagatagacATGGACTCTGAGCGCAGTCACAGGAGCTGGGATGACATCATTCCCGAGGAGCAGAGGAGgcggatggaggaggaggagagacagaaggagctggaggagatcTACTTGCTGCCACGCATGAGGAACTGTGCCAAACAGGTACACCAGAAGCCCTGTGAGATATACAGAACATGTGCTGCTTCATCAGaagcactttgtttttattcatgaacGTCCCGATCGTTTACAGATAAGCTTTAACTCCAGCGGAGGTCGGCAGAGCAGGAACAGACGGTACTCCGGCTCCGACAGCGACTCGCCCTCGGACCGAAAGAGGCCAAAGAAACGAGGACGACCGCGGACCATTCCACGAGAAAACATCAAGGGCTTCAGTGACGCTGAGATCAGGAGGTGAACATATAAACATCTGAACCCTCAGTTTGGCTGTTCATCATTTACTTCTGTTAACGTCTCTGAATTATTTACAGGTTTGTCAAGAGTTACAAGAAGTTTGGGGGACCACTGGAAAGGTAagcttaccttttttttaaatgttttataatgatGAATAAAGTCCCACACACTCTCCTCAACACGTGTCCTCCTCAGGTTGGATGCCATCGCTCGTGATGCTGAACTTGTGGATAAGTCCGAACACGACCTCAAGCGTTTGGCAGAGACGGTTCATAACGGCTGTGTGAGGACACTACGGGAAAACCCCTGTGGACCAGAGAAAACCTCAGGTAACCATCAGATCTCTCAGCTATACTGTTATTTCCCTATCATGTGATAAATCGGTTTAAAACGAGGATGCAGTTAAAGTTTGAGCACCGCTTTAATTACCCCATGATTAAACTGGTGATCTGGTTTGAAGGGCAGCCCTAGCTTCTAATGTCGACTCGGTagcacaacattcaaactgggcccctcctcctgggctcatcgccatCAGAAGCTCAccctcactgcaggatgtagtgtgttcgtttactgcttgtagctacactgcaaatGATCCTGCAatcagtgaaaatgtgtttggatCTTGTCTGGACACACCTGCCTTGTTTTTgccttaaaaaataatgaattatgggtgcagtggttagtgcgcgcgccccatgtatggaggctatagtcctccaagcgggcggcccaggttcgaatcccacctgtggctcctttcccacatgtcattcccctctctctctctctccctgatttccaactctttccactgtcctatctctacattaaaggcacaaaaacccccaaaataaatctttaaacatttcttttaaaagaatGAATTAAGTCTCTCAACATTAAATGccaaataaagctttttttcccatttgttTGACCACCAGGAGGCAGAAGAGGGAAGGTAAAAGGTCCCACATTCAGGATCTCTGGAGTCCAGGTGAACGCCAAGCTTGTGATCTCACACGAAGAAGAGCTGGCTCCGCTTCACAAAGCCATTCCTGCCGACCccgaggagaggaagaagtaaGGCTGCTGGGCAATTCTTAGATTTCTTATTCATTACTGAAAGTGTTAACATTGTCCGGATTTTAATTCTGCGTTTGTTTGAACAGGTATATGATTCCATGCCACTCGAAGGCAGCGCACTTTGACATTGAGTGGGGGAAGGAGGACGACTCGAGCCTCCTCATAGGAATCTATGAGTACGGATACGGCAGCTGGGAGATGATCAAGATGGACCCCGACCTCAATCTCACACACAAGGTGAGgacagccacatgtctgatgagCTTCATATTTAAAGTCCTAATATTTTTACTCTGAATGTTTGTCTCAtgattttaaccttttaaaatcataatcctgtttaaaaaaatacaaaattaaagaGATATAAGAAAAAGCATTCAATCAACCACGAGCCGaggcttcagtgtttcatgacatCAATTTGTACGTTCACTGCTGATGTCACTATCTCACCTCTATGTTGCATGtcaaacacacagtcagctgTGACCTCGCCATGAAAGATTCCAATTTCCTTACTCGGTTATAAAGTTATGTCAAATAATACCTTAATAACTAGAACCCGGCTTTGGGCCTGTGTCCACCTGCCGATTTTATTCTGAGTGCCggcttcccttttttaaattcttcgtggagaggagagagaaaaggcaaAGCATCCTTTGTCTGAGTGCTCCATCTTTGATGTGCGGCCGCTCAGAGCGCTTACGCTTGAGAACTTTTCAGAAGGCCGATCATATTGTAGCTCGGTCGTGACTCCTCTCATTTTCGTCTCTTCTGGATCATGTCGTGTACCCACATTGTCCTGGAGCTGTGATGGCGAGGTCATCAATATTAATCTCCTCATCCAGACATAGTAGGAGGGCCAGCATCCTCCGTTTGATTCTCACAGTGAAGGGCAAAAGAAATATAGCCAGAGCcagtggctcagttggtagagtcgtcgcctctcaaccggaaggtcgagggttcgatccccagctgagcaacatgtctgatgtgtccttgggcaagacacttaaccccgcattgctcccatTTTGGTGGccgtgtatgaatggattagtgttgaacttactctctgatctacgtcgctttggataaaagcgtctgctaagtaaATTGTAACATTATGGAAATATGAcgcgttttaaaaatgttctaagACGTGAtcacaacaagaacaaaacaaaacatggtaATTCAGATTGTAGGGATAACGATGAAAGCTATGTGTGAAGTTCAAAGGGTTAATATTCATCTCAAACATGAGTTTTTCTTCTCCCTGATGATCCCCAATATGAACTCTGTCCCTTGTTGACCAGCTCCTACCAGATGACCCGGACAAGAAGCCTCAGGCCAAACAGCTGCAGACCCGAGCAGACTACCTCATCAAGCTGCTGAGCAAAGACCTGGCCAAGAGAGAGGCACAGAAACAAGCAGGGACGGTGAGTCTGTTATTTTACAAGTCCACCTCCGTCTGCACCTCAGACATACGACCTTTGATAAAGATTTAACTGCATGTGTAATACCGCGACTCTTTGTTATTTAGGCCAATTCACGGAAGAGGAAACCAAGAAGTAAAAAGAGCAAAACTCTGAAGCCGACAAAGACGGAGGAGGTGATGAAGACCACGTCCTCAGAGCCATCGCCTGAAAAGAGGTcagaggatgaagatgaagtcGAGGAGGAAAAGGTATGTTAACACACGAAGAGGACTTTGTTTCATGCTGTGGAATAGAGCGAATGTTTCCTGTTAGAGTGCAGACGATAAATAACAtcacttgacttttttttttaaggttgttCCACCTGTGAAGACGCTGAACCGACGGAGCCGAGCGGACAGAGTggtggtgaaggaggaggaggaggacgaagaggaggatgaagaagacaaCGACGAGGACGATGACGAgcccgaggaggaggagctttcTTCATCCGGGGAGAGGGAGGTGAAAGGAAAAGAGGTCAAAAAAGAGatcaagaaggagaagaaggaggacaCCTGGGACACAAAGGAGAAGGAGcccaaagagagaaaagaaatcaaacctCTGGAGGCGATgcacaaacaagaggagagtGCGGAGAAGGTGATGTTTTACTCTCACTGCAACAAATCGTACTTTCTGTTCACTACTATCTAAGAAAAGGAGGTGATTTTTAATGAATTCTGGATCCTGTTCTGCAGAACGAGCTGAAGGAGAGAACGAAGAAAGCCTCTGATGGTCCCGTTCATATAACAGCAAGTGGAGAGAACGTCCTGGTATCTGAGGAGTCTGAGGAACTGGACCAGAGGACGTTCAGTGTGGTACGTTATACCGATACTCTCAGGGAAATCCTGCTATTTACAaccttatttttttatgtttggatCCTTTTGACTAAAATGCCACAGAAACATTTAGAAGAACATTTGGCCTCTGAGGTCTCAGGAGGGGCACAAGGCTCGGTCTGCTCTGAGATTCATGAAATTAGATTTACACATATTGAATAAAATCATGTAAAAATTATTGGGAAATGTAGCTTATGGCAGATTCTAGCTGATGTTACAAGTGTTGTATTAACTGTAGCTAAAATGTTCTCTGCATTAAATTCATCCTTCACCAAAGGATGATCAGCTCTCTTAGACAGCAGAGGTTCGACATGCTGTATCTTCTAGCTTtaataaacatgtgtttttttattcatttgactTGTGCGTTTCAGTGTAAAGAGAGGATGCGGCCGGTGAAAGCGGCTCTGAAGCAGCTGGACAGACCGGAGAAAGGACTGTCTGAGCGCGAGCAGCTGGAACACACGAGACAGTGCCTCATCAAGATCGGAGACCACATCACCGAGTGTCTGAAGGAGTACTCAAACCCCGACCTCATCAAGCAGTGGAGGAAGTAAGAACGCAGAGTTCAATATgagttcaataaaaataaagcttaTCAGCAGTGAGGTCTGGGTAAAGTAAACTTTAaaggcggctgtagctcagtctgcagggacttgggttgggaaccagagggtcgctggttcaagtcccggtgcgaaTTAAATCTGGTGTGCTCCCTGTGTGGCAGCTCAACTCTGACATCTCTACATTAATAAcctgcatgtccacaggtcctgtttgtgcgtgtgtgtatgggaagcatgtctctcaataagaGTAAACCAGAACTTCCCTCAGGGATAAATTAAGTTTGTAAAATTATAACAATGATACACTTTGGAAGTTTTTTTACTGCACAGAAATAATCTGCAGTGCGTCTCCTGCAAGGTGGACGATTCATTCCCAACTGATGACTTTACAACTGTGCGAGTCTCTTCACTGTTAGAAAGGCTCTGTCCCTGTGCGCTcaatttaaaaggaaaaaaatgtagcagtataaaaacttttaataattaaaaaatatatatatatttttactggAATAAATACCCCAGTTTGTTTGTAGATGGAGAGATCTCTGGATGCTTCAGCTCTTGATTTATTTATGGTAATAAAACTGAACGAATCCAAACCTAAAAACTGAGCTAACATTCAAGTCCCTGATTGGTTGTAACCCCTCCTCAATTCCTCGGTGTCAAGAagacctgcagagaaaacattAGCAGCTTTATTCTGTGTTAAAGTTAAGTTAGCAGCTAGCTGCTAGCCTtgttgtcatcttttgttattgtgatattgattgagagccccctgctggcagaATCTACGTATCACTACGTAAACTTCAGGTTTCTGTCATTGTAGGATATTCATCAAACTCACAGATTAAATCATTTATCATCTTTAAGAAGAACTCATAGTGATTGTAGTTTTGTGTCATATTATTGTCAACACACATCAAAcctctctcagtgtctcagttAGATTCCCgttttcttatttctgtttattcGTCCCTTCCAGAAATCTGTGGATTTTTGTCTCCAAGTTCACCGAGTTTGACGCCAGAAAGCTTCACAAACTGTACAAACATGCGATCAAGAAGAGGCAAGAGAACGCCCAGGCCATGGAGCAGAACACTAGAAGTCAGAACACACACGGTTACAAAAACGCAGGTACGCTCAGTCTCCCTCTGCCTTAACGATGTAACGACATTAAGTATGAGAGAGAGTTCGCTCTGATTCAGTTCTTGTCTTCGTCCTCAGACATCGAGAGGCTCAAGGACAACTCTCACCAGGAcgagagcagcagagacagcTGCAGCTCGGACCGACATCAGCCGTCAGGTCGACACCACGAGAGCAGCGGCAGCAAGGAGAGACACTCCGCGGAGTCTCACAGGAAGACgtcgggaggaggaggaggaggagagtccagGAAGAGGCCGTACTCCTCCTTCAGCAACGGAAAAgaccacagagacagagaccacTACAGACCGGACAGCcgggacagagacagacaggacagccgggacagagacagacaggacagccgggacagagacagacaggacaggTGAGGGTCAACCCATCACATTCAAACCTTCTCCCACCTCTGAATGTAACGGCGTCGTTTTTTATGTCCAAGAAAACTCCCTGACAACACTCACATCAAGAACGAGTCAGAAAGTcttacatttgtatttctgtaCGTTTTCTTTAACTTGCTCTGACAACATAAATCTTTAAACACCTCACATATTTATTAAAAGCAGTTTAAAGGAAGGGGAACTTTATAAAACAGCCGGAGAGatgattgtttatttttcagttgtGTGTGACTCCACAATGAATCTTACTGAGTATTTGGGGTAGCAGAAAGGAGTGTGTAGGATTGAGTAAAAGTATGGAACACATTGAGCACCTTCTTTATGACCCGAGGACGTTTTGAGGAACAAATTCTTCACAGCTGCAGCGTAAAGCGAGCTCTATTCTGCATGAATGTTCTCTTCCTCTGAATGGGGACTTTGGCTTCTCCGCTCCGTCTGTCGGCTTGTTGCTCCTAAGGGGAGAACAAAACGCTACAGAAACACTTTTGTACCTGCAGCTATATCACTGCTTAACAAAGCAAGCACAAGATGAGGCACTTCAGCCATGGATGATTAAACCTTTACAGTGGGTGTCtgtcttaaggccctgacacaccaaggagatcctCGGCCGTctgtgagcggtcgtcgccctagtttttcagtgtgtttggcCCAGTCGCTACCTGTCGGCCCcagtctgctttttttctttggcggcggttggtgagaggaatctctctgattggctgttcagcggtttcatttctctccagctctcgtcACAgattcaggaaagccccttgagcatgctgctgtagtatccatgctttcacccattagtgcggtttctccttatttgtctcttccgcctcttcttttctttttacactaaaagaccaagagctgacaacggcagtgccattttcaacttctaggtaccaataaagaaacatttaccaatgaataaaaaaaaatctccaccaGAGAAAGAGGGGCTATGTTTAAGTGCAGGTAGAACTCTCCGAAATGTTCACACCGCGCccattttaatatttcaaaagGTTAGTCCTCTGCACATTAAAATTGATTCATGTGCTCCGGTACTTTCTCCATATTCTGCCTGTGTGAAGGAgtcatttgagttatttttaaaatattgctTATTACTCATATTGCACATCTcagtcatgtttgttttattttgtgtgtgcagatattACAACGACAGCAAGCACAGGAAGCTGGAGGATTTCCGCTCCGGCAGAGACCACCGGCCAGACTTGAAGGATCATTCCCACTCAGACCACCGCTCCTCCTACAGATACCACTCAGACTGGCAGAACGAACAGCGAGCCTCGGCCAGCGGGCCGCGCTCCCCCCGAGACCAGCGCTCCCCTTACGACTCCCGCTCCCCGCTGGGTCACCGCTCGCCTTTCGACTACTCGTCGGACCACAAGAGCACGCCGGAGCAGATCTGGAGCAGCCGTAAGACATAGCAGGAGCTGCGAGGtctgcacgtagcagccatagACTGACACACAGCGAGATGCCTTACAGGGACTGAACCTGCAGCTGTCTGAAGCAGCGAGCAGCCGTCACATCAGCgcggctcctccccctctgcagCTGACATCACCTCGGGAACCTGCAGGACGAGTGCCGGGGAGCGGCTCCACCCAGGCAGCAGATTAAAGAATCCTATTTTTCTATTTAAGAGTTTAACGCTGCGACGGCGGCTCCACAGCACGCAGCTGggatttttgttatttttataaacttttttttaaactctgtacACGGTCGACCCTGAGTGCTGCCTCATATTCCCGCCAACCCACGACACTGGATCctgtctgactgtttctctATGTtcgtctgtccgtctgtctctcaATCATGCTTCTTATTTAAGTGTTAACTCGATGAGACGTCGCAAGAATCACAGAGCAGGTGGATGTTGCGGTGAAGCCACCTGAAGTACCTCATTTACAGCATTTCTCAGTTCCTCGGCAGGTTTTCTGTTTCCACCTGGTG
Proteins encoded in this window:
- the chd1 gene encoding chromodomain-helicase-DNA-binding protein 1; translation: MAGRSEEESVSNSSGESSNSDDESGSGSGSGSGSGSGSSSSSSSSSSQSGSSDSGSGSDSGSQSDSDNEKSKEKSETPNKSNIDGAEFWKSNPSILAVQRSAMLRKQQLQQQQQQQQRPSSSNSGSDEDSSSSDDSDSSSGSKRRRNSGSSDSGSGSGSGSGSGSDSSAAEKSDETASDYEPSHKIKSKKPPTKMNFRNGKKSSNQKKKKTQKGSSSDDEDENYKKMASAGPRRQATVNVSYKEDDELKTDSDDLVEVLGEDVPQPEEDEFETLEKVMDSRIGRKRATGSVTTVYAVEADGDPNANFNPNKEAGDIQYLIKWKNWAHIHNTWETEETLKLQNVKGMKKLDNFKKKDQEKKRWLKAASPEDIEYFNCQQELMDDLHSQYQLVERIIGHSNQKSAAGYPDYLCKWQGLPYSECSWEDGALISKKFQKCIDDYMCRNQSKSIPFRDCKVLKQRPRFVPMKKQPSYIGGDGLELRDYQLDSLNWMAHSWCKGNSCILADEMGLGKTIQTISFLNYMFHDHQLYGPFLLVVPLSTLTSWQREVQLWAPQMNIVVYLGDIGSRNMIRTHEWMHVHNKRLKLNILLTTYEILLKDKSFLGNVSWAFIGVDEAHRLKNDDSLLYKTMIDFKSNHRLLITGTPLQNSLKELWSLLHFIMPEKFHSWEIFEEEHGKGRDSGYTSLHKELEPFLLRRVKKDVEKSLPAKVEQILRVEMSAIQKQYYKWILTRNYKALSKGTKGSTSGFLNIMMELKKCCNHCYLIKPPEDNEFLNRAEALQHLIRSSGKLVLLDKLLVRLKERGHRVLIFSQMVRMLDILADYLRSRQFLFQRLDGSIKGEMRKQALDHFNAEGSEDFCFLLSTRAGGLGINLASADTVVIFDSDWNPQNDLQAQARAHRIGQKRQVNIYRLVTKGSVEEEIIERAKKKMVLDHLVIQRMDTTGKTVLHTGAAPSSSAPFNKEELSAILKFGAEELFKEQEGEEQEPQEMDIDEILKRAETRENDPGPSTVGEELLSQFKVANFTMMEEEEIDMDSERSHRSWDDIIPEEQRRRMEEEERQKELEEIYLLPRMRNCAKQISFNSSGGRQSRNRRYSGSDSDSPSDRKRPKKRGRPRTIPRENIKGFSDAEIRRFVKSYKKFGGPLERLDAIARDAELVDKSEHDLKRLAETVHNGCVRTLRENPCGPEKTSGGRRGKVKGPTFRISGVQVNAKLVISHEEELAPLHKAIPADPEERKKYMIPCHSKAAHFDIEWGKEDDSSLLIGIYEYGYGSWEMIKMDPDLNLTHKLLPDDPDKKPQAKQLQTRADYLIKLLSKDLAKREAQKQAGTANSRKRKPRSKKSKTLKPTKTEEVMKTTSSEPSPEKRSEDEDEVEEEKVVPPVKTLNRRSRADRVVVKEEEEDEEEDEEDNDEDDDEPEEEELSSSGEREVKGKEVKKEIKKEKKEDTWDTKEKEPKERKEIKPLEAMHKQEESAEKNELKERTKKASDGPVHITASGENVLVSEESEELDQRTFSVCKERMRPVKAALKQLDRPEKGLSEREQLEHTRQCLIKIGDHITECLKEYSNPDLIKQWRKNLWIFVSKFTEFDARKLHKLYKHAIKKRQENAQAMEQNTRSQNTHGYKNADIERLKDNSHQDESSRDSCSSDRHQPSGRHHESSGSKERHSAESHRKTSGGGGGGESRKRPYSSFSNGKDHRDRDHYRPDSRDRDRQDSRDRDRQDSRDRDRQDRYYNDSKHRKLEDFRSGRDHRPDLKDHSHSDHRSSYRYHSDWQNEQRASASGPRSPRDQRSPYDSRSPLGHRSPFDYSSDHKSTPEQIWSSRKT